From the Juglans microcarpa x Juglans regia isolate MS1-56 chromosome 3D, Jm3101_v1.0, whole genome shotgun sequence genome, the window GATGCAAGAAGTTctgcattctctctctctctctctctctctctctctctgcgagAAACTCATCATCAAGTTCATATAACCACTCTTGCCCACGAATAACAACATCGGCAACCGGATCACGGTATCCCGGTATCCTGCAAAAGCAAGAAGTTctgcattctctctctctctctctctctctctctctctgcgagAAACTCATCATCAAGTTCATATAACCACTCTTGCCCACGAATAACAACATCGGCAACCGGATCACGGTATCCCGGTATCCTGCAAAAGCAAGAAGTTctgcattctctctctctctctctctctctctctctgcgagAAACTCATCATCAAGTTCATATAACCAGTCTTGCCCACGAATAACAACATCGGCAACCGGATCACGGTATCCCGGTATCCTGCAAAAACAAGACAAACTTGAAAGTTCGTCAAGGATAAAAGGAACAGAACTAACATCTGCAACAATTTAATAGATTTTCGTTTAATAGAGCTTTCCAAAACAATTCCACCTTCCACAACCCAGCGAATCAGATTTTATTGCAGCAAACGATGAACTAGTTAGGGACCGCACGATCTGCCTCTACGCCCACATCTATCAAGTACCAAGTTTCCACGTAGTACTTCTGCATTCAACTCTTGGCACAAAGATTCACCCTCCACCCGAACGTACAACAACACGCCTCGATTCccaataaaatcaaattgaacCCAATTCCCGACAGAATATAAGGGTATCCTCCATTTCCAGGCACTTGAATTCTTTTTACTCGATAACGTGTGTTCCTCTTTAATTTATCATGTCATGGTgcctatttttctttcttttgggacGGGACCCAAGATAAGTGGAGATGACAAATGCTTGAGACATGGGGAGGGCTACACGGACACCGCGCGTGACTCTATCGGCCTGCATCAAGAATTGATTGATCAAGAAGTACTTGGaatttccccccccccctcgaTCGAAAATGACAAAATTGTTGAAGGGACTAGGGAGTAGTAGTCCTTGCTCTCTGCGGTTGTAGATATTGCTTGTCAATAATTttccaaaagattaaaaaaaaaacaaaagaacatggTAAAATCGATCGAAATCATCATGTCATTATTATTGTCACCAAACTTTTGTAAATTTTGGAAACACTCGTTAAGTCATACATACGTACGTGATTTAATAGTACCCCATAGCCAGTCCAACGATATCATCATGAcatatactcatttttttctggTAAATTGATCTATACTTGATACTAGTGCCCAGCTGTCTTTGTCAAGATTCCAATATATTATCCACACATGACTTGCATGCTATTGATAATCAGTTCGTGTATTTCCTCTGATCTGATCTAGTCCCGCGATCGACTTTTGTATGTCTACCTTTTCTAATATTCCCATGCACTGGCTTTCAGTCTTACATGTCTTTGGAGGTATTCTCGGTTTTTTGATAGCTCCAACGAAAAAACTTCTTTTTTCCTGGATAAATGGGAGGCCGGTGTCGTCCCATGCACAAAgatatatatggatatatagCAGATATCTTATTATCATATCAAAGTGATCATGACATTGATCAACCGCATGAATAGATATGCAGGGCATTGTCATTAGATATATGCAGaaagaaattaacaaagaaaattGTCGGTCTGGCCTGCAATAACAATGCAAAAAGTCAGTCAGTGGGTTGTTAAATTCTGGACTGGAGTGGTACTGCTTAAATGCTATATATTGCGCTTTTTATAAAGTTACAAAAGGACAAAACAAGCATGGCCATTCACTCCATAAAAGAAGCTAGCCAAGTAATTTATGCTTTTGTTGGCTGTGATGGCATGGATGACTAGCCCTATGGATTTGACTCAAACCAAATTGGTATCCCGTTCTAATCACTTCTGACCTAACAATGAACCCTTGCATTGGATATTCTCTAACTTGATAGTGATATCATGTACATGcattttgattatattttggAGACCTTTGGATCGAAGCTAGCTCCAATTCTTATCTATGAACAATGATATGAACACGTACAACTTTTTAtacaaagatatttttataagttaatgatCTATAAATTAAGTTGTGTAAAATGTTGTATGGATATTATTTTACTCGGTGGTAGTTCAAAGTTTCAAACTCACTTTCAATACCGTTTCAAAACTAATTAAAGAAGCGTTCAACTACattaatatcaataacaaaaatGCTAAACGAAGCaagtatttaattttagttagaGCTTGGAAATtttccaataatatataattatttccaaactaGCTAGTATGATCACCAAATTGTGCATGCAAAACATTAATTCATTGCATTGATACTATATATTCCCATACGTTTCTTATAAGCTACGTACTCTGATCTTTGACGAAACAATTAATTTTCCTCATAATTAAATGACGTAGAATTTTAGAAAGAGGAGGGCAGCCGGTGGCCACCAACTCTAACCAGCCGTAGAGAGAACGCCAGGTTTCGTTCACCAACCACACACCAACTAACTTCAAATTGCCACCTGTAAAACTCTGGTAGGCGTCGGGCCATTTCAGACATTTGGTGATGGAAGTCATCATTGATATGCTAAATTCTCCATGTCTGCTTGCGtcagataaagaaaaaagataacaacacaaaaatatatatattatatatatatatatatatatatatatatatgatcagcctcctatttatttttttatttgctgaTCTTTtcgagaaaagaaaattattcttAACAAGCACGTGAAAATTATTCTTAACAGGCACGTAACTTTTTCTTGCATTCCTGAAAAATGggttccaattttttttttttttttccaatagtTTAATGAAGCCAAAATGACACCCACTACAGTTCAACCACTAATTAGTGTACCAGTACGACTCCGCAAGTAGTGAACCGTTTACTACGAAATATAAATTAATGGGTCCTTGCATGAGTGGGGCCTCCACCTAGACTCATACATTTGCAGTCACTCACCAACCCCCGACCGGTATGGCACTGGCGGGCGGTCCAACAACTCCCGGTCCGATAGCTCAAAGAGGACCCCTTCCCCCATATATATCCCTCCTCCTTCTTCCTTCCTGATCAGGCTTAAACGTCTGTCAACTTGTGATCAGCAAAAGTCCTCACAGACCAAAAaaccgaagaagaagaaagaagaaaaatattacagtaATGGCTACCAATGTAGAAGAAAAGCAGAACGAGGCCGGGAGGCACCAGGAGGTTGGCCACAAGAGCCTGTTGCAGAGTGATGCTCTTTACCAGGTATATCATGTCTTACCATCTAAGCTTTGAAACACCCCAAGAAATCAATAAAGGGAAATTAATGAAAGAGAGGAAAACCACTCATGGGCTTCTGAATTAGTTCATTCATAGTTCTTCCATTTTTGGGTTTCTAATTAaaaatctttcctttttttggtttttattttgtagtATATATTGGAGACCAGTGTCTACCCGAGAGAGCCTGAACCCATGAAGGAGCTCAGAGAGGTCACAGCCAAGCATCCATGGTGAGCTGAATGATTAAGATTCTTTTCCTAGcttggtcttttttttctttttctttttttttttttttctccctgccagattttcaaaattaaagataacCCAATGTTTCAATTTTAAGTTCATTCGGGATTAAATTTCTGCAATACAAAATGAAACTTCGAAATCCTGATGAACTTTGATACCATAGTCTCAAAAGCTTGTTAATGAGAAACAATGAATTCAATCGACTAATCAAGATTCTATCGatcttataatatgattttggttTGAATGGTAAACCAGGAACATCATGACCACCTCAGCTGATGAAGGGCAATTCTTGAACATGCTGATCAAGCTCATCAACGCCAAGAACACCATGGAGATCGGTGTCTACACTGGCTACTCCCTCCTCGCCACAGCCCTCGCTCTTCCGGAGGATGGAAAGGTGAGTAACAAACAAAACtatcacaaaaacaaataacatatatatatagcgaaTGCCAAATTCAGCTCAGAATATTCCATTAATTTTGATTGTCACAGATCTTGGCCATGGACATCAACAGAGAAAACTACGAGCTCGGCCTGCCCGTCATCGAAAAAGCCGGTGTTTCCCACAAGATCGACTTCAGAGAAGGCCCTGCTCTCCCAGTTCTTGACCTAATGGTTGAAGATGTACGTTTGATCTCGAGCCATTACACTTacctttcatatatttatttacttttaacacttcattctttgaaaatttaaaaaaggcACTCAAAACTGTTATGATGATCTCTTCAGACAAGATCTATGATTGATAACAAAGCCAtaaaaatcacaacttttgcatttttttttttactatgtAACCTTATTCATAGATAGGCATATTAAAGACGGAATCTAACACTATATTATAAGCTAGAGATACATtgatgataaaagaaaaaacaaaatacgaTCGATAACGACGTACTGGTACCttaaaacattataaatatgaTAGGATATTGAAAGCAAATTAAGTTAGATGTTTGGTGAACCACAGGAAAAGAACCATGGAGCTTATGACTTCATATTCGTGGACGCCGACAAGGACAACTACCTAAATTACCACAAGAGGCTGGTCGAGCTTGTGAAAGTCGGAGGATTGATCGGCTACGACAACACCCTCTGGAACGGCTCCGTCGTGGCGCCTCCTGATGCTCCCCTCCGCAAGTACGTGAGGTACTATAGGGACTTCGTATTAGAGCTCAACAAGGCCCTTGCCGCCGACCCTCGGATTGAGATCTGCATGCTTCCTGTTGGTGATGGTATCACTCTCTGCCGTCGAATCAAATGATGAACCAAACCCCCGAATACCGCTGTTTCACCGTTCGATTGCTTTTATTATCtttcttgttttgaatttttactCGCATCTGTATTTTGTAATGGACGGTGAGTGATTGATGATGACCATGTATTTgtggttttgattttgatttaacTGTCATGCCACGATATCccatatttgtatttaaatgatggTATATGgtccatatatatgtatgtttaatTGTATCCGAAATTGAAGTCAATAAGAACAAAGATTAAATTcatacaaaagaaaaggaaaatattagcCCCTTAATCGGTTGTGCAAGCAGCCTAACATTCAGATATTGTGCAGTTATGGGTACTAACACATTTGTTAATACGTTTTGTAAATTCATGTGACAAGTTGAAGTAGACACATGTGACGTGAACTATTCTTAATAAGGGCAATGCTACTATGCCGCCTagcatttatcttttttttttttttttgcttttttcatttcacatttttttaatacatttaaatatttttaaaaaataaaaaaaatacaccaatacacttaaaaatacttctttaatcactaagtaaaaaaaaaaaattgccaagCCGTCAAAAAGAGCGGTCAAGTTGAAGCGGCATACTAGTATTTTCCTTCTTAATAATCCGTATGTCACATGGTCACACGTGAGCTaacaaacttacaaataaaaaatacaagtttGACGGATGGTTGGTTGGCACAAAGTGATGTAGCAAGTTAGACTTTGACTATGTTTGGTCTCCAACTCCAGTTGTTTTGCCTGGAATATCGTTGGTTGCACCCGCAGCCATGTGGTCAACATTTGTCTTGCAGGTACCATGTGGTCCCGGTATGGTTTGATGCTAGTTGGATTGTTTAATGCATTCATTGTATTTGTGGTAATTTGCAACACGTTTTCCCCCTGGTTTTTTCTGTTCATTGGGCTCGATCACCATGGTCATCGACAATATATTAATACTTCGTTGCCTTGCCATTGTATGTCTGATGTTTTTCTGAAAGCTGTTttgcttttccttcttttgaagCCCCCATTTGTGTATTAGCCGGAATTCTTTTTCTCGATTGGAAAGAGAGCTCAGTTTCTCAGTGCTGTGCATATGGCGGTGGGTTCAGATCAAATGCAACTGTTCGAGTTGGCTAGCCTCCAGCCAAAAGCTTATTTCAAGCTTGTTCGTTGCAAAAGACTTATTGCCCAAAAATGAAAACTGCAAATGGCTTGTCTTTTGGGGTCTTGGATGTGTTTGTATGTCAGTAGGCTGTTTCATTCATTTTCAATTCTTTATCTTCTGTTTGAGTTTCATAGGTGATAGATGTTAGCAATTCTGGTCCATCATGAAGAGCTGGGCTGCCGGGCCTGCACCTATTGCTTTTTTTCAGAACATTCTCTATGTTACGTTAGATAGGTAGGTTGCTGGTTTATCATCAGATGCTCCCGCGCTTTGGTTTTCGGCTTAGGCCTTAAAGAGGTATAGGCTGCCCATTTCTCCTTGCTTTACAGAAGTTTGCTTCGGTATTACAGGGCTTCTTTGTAATTTCTCTACACCTCGGATTCTGAGAGTAGACGTTATCTCCTGGGTTTAGAGAAGCTTATTTGTGAATGCTCTGAGGTTTAGCAATCTTATGCATATTTTCAACTTACTCGACCACGGTACGCATAACTTGAGAATACCTGATGACAGGATCAAAAAACTATTTGTGAATCCGACGCATTAAGCAAAACTGAAAATATGGGTCATCATCAGCGTAATCGAACGTAGTTATTGTCGTCGCAAACTAACCAACCACGGGAGAAACTAGTCGCAAGGGCCAATTTCTCGCAGATGATGGGAAGGTATTCTAAGACTGCTGCATGCGCAATTATTATATTGCATCCTACATCCTATACCCTCCCCCAGTTTCTTCCAACTAATGAAGAACTCCAAAATCGaagtttccatcaaatgaaGATCGCGAATAAGTCTGATGTGCTTACCTTCTACTCAGCGTCTCATACACAACTGCAAAGTCCAAGATTCCATACCCTTAGAAAGATCACAGATAACATTTGATAAATGCCGGTAAAAACAGATAGACCCACAACTAGAAAAGAATAACTACGCATCAATATTGTCTTGGAATGCTTCCATTGGTTGTAATGGGCTAAATCTAAGgtgacttttctttttaatcaaaACAACTACTACATTTCATAGCTCACAAACTTTGGTGGGAACAACACCCCGTATACATCAATCCAACGAACATGCAGCAAAAActaaataaagaattatttacACCTTACATATGCACAACCCACTTTGTCCAAAGTCAGATTCCCTTTAACTGCTAATGTAAGCATCTcttctcataatatatttttgaagggTGATGCTAGGTTGCCCTCCAAATGTGCCCCCAAAAGTGCCTCCAGtgcattttgttcttttttttaatgttaaaaaaaacacacacacacacacacaaattcaCTAGTGGTAACTTtttaaacagtaaaaaaaatgagCTAGGGGCACTTCTGGGGGACACATTTGGAGGGCAACCAAGCATTTTCCATTTTGGAAACGCCACCTGCATCATCTTTGGCAAAGAAATCTGCCACAGCATTGGCTTCCCTATACACATACTTCGTCATGATATCCAACAATTTAAAGTGACTTTCTTCTGCCTTTATCTTCTTCTAGATAGGCTTGTCTTTTTTATACTTCTTGTGCATAATATTGACATAAGGTTAAACCAGAAGACTAACAAAATATTCGAAGTAAaccgaaaaaaataaataacactaGTCCGCGagttttaattttagatttttttcttaattttaagcAGCATATCACATTCATCAAGTCAAATATAATGTATTGTTTCCGGTATCAAGGTTTTATCCATCAGAATATCCGAAATAAATAGCAACAGTCGAGCACTTAATGATACTTCCATCAGATATCATAAATTCTTATCAAAAGGAATCAAACTACCTAAGGATTATAAACCCACAAACGTCCGGGCCTTCACCGACAATCAAATGCAAAATGGAATGGAACACCAAACAACTTTGACGACTGCACTAATAAGAACATATCAACACATTAACCCGTAGCCAATCAAGAACTCAGGACACTCGGGAGTCAGCGAGCCAAATTGAGTCAACCATGCGTTTGAACGCAAATTCAAGTAGCCGTAACAAAAACCGTAAACATTCCGCAGCAAGAAAAGCCCCAAAACACAGTGCTAAAGCAAAGGATTCcatatattttatctaaaatctcCAAGTTCAAATCAACCGAAAGCAACAACCAACAGCTAGTTCAATAAttatgaatgaaaagaaaaatactagaaACCCCATTAGCATGCAAACCTTAAATACGAAAACGATAACCTCAAAAcagctaaaaataaaaactttgcCTTTTGATTTGGGATTTTCGATTCCTCAACGGTATGACTTCTGGAACCTAGCCCTGGCACCGCGACCACCGAACTTCTTGGGTTCACAGCGTCTCGGGTCAGCGACAAGCAAGGTCCGGTCGTACCTGACGAGGATATCCTTAATCTCCTTCTTGCTTTGTTCGTCCACATACTTCTGGTAGTACGCAACGAGAGCCTTGGCTATGCTCTGGCGGATGGCGTAGATCTGGGAAGTGTGGCCTCCACCCTTTACACGAATCCGCATGTCAACATTGGCGAAACGATGCCTTCCAAGCAAGAGTATCGGCTCGTAGGCCTTGAACCTCAGGATCTCCGGCTCCACCAGCTCGATCGGGCACCCGTTGATCTTGATCAGACCACGACCCCGCTTGCAGTAGGTCACAGCCACCGCCGTCTTCTTGCGCCCGAAGCATTGCACCGACTCTACAGGACCGGTAGCCATTGCTGCTTTGCAAGAGAGTCCTCCTGAAGTAAAATCGCAGAAACAGAAACCCTAATTTGGTGAATATGAAGAAATGGAGGCGAAACAAGGTATTTATATGGGTATGTCGTGTTCGCCCTAGGGTTTTGGCTTGGGATGTAAATGCCTCGATTCgggaaaaatattaatttaccaAGTCAATCCCAGCCGTTCAACTGGTAATAAGTGAGGCAACTTAAAACCAAACATAAACATGACAGGAAATTAATAGGTTTAGATTTATCTTCACGGCTTTGGATCAAAAGGAATTAATTCGttaagatataatttataatcagaTTACTAACAAGTCAATCTACTTAATCtgaaattaatatgttttaactcgtttagattttattttaaattataattttattatttttgaattgtaatattaatattttcagtatgtttatatttttattattatgcttatatttttatcattaggattttaattttagacctatgattatatttattattgtagggtttgtaatattgattttattatacgttgaaatttaaaaattattgatcttttttgttagtttgtagtcttatttttttaagatattgtgactattaataaatatagattttttcttttatgtaaaattatgttaataatgtcaaatgagttatgtgtGTTAGTTTAActaatttatatgaaatgagtttaaatgagtcatattgtattaacttatttatagttaattattaaacagtTCAAAAAAAGTGACACAGCATGATCCGTTATCTAAATGGATTGAGTTatgatttgaaagtttgacactTTTAACTTAACGGGTCAGATTTTGGTTGacttatataatcaaatatttatgaCTTAACACGACATGAATATGACCTGAAAACATAATTTGCTACCCCTGTCAATAGTCATTAGCTGTGTGTGATTGGTGATTGCCTTTAACTTGaggagaaaattttatttagccATCGGAACAATACCagcaaattaataataattttagaagaTTTTACAATTAGTTTAATTACTTGCACGTTTTAAACAATTAATGTTTACAGCCTAAGggtgtcacaaaaaaattagaaaagtaaAGGgtattgaataatattttgataatttattttactttaaaaaatcattcTCAAGCATAATTAACTACAATTTctacaaaagcaaaaaatataGAGGCTcggtttggatgttgagatagtTTATCTCagatcatctcattttaatatctaaatatcacttaaacatatacttttcaatttcaaatttttaactttctgaTCTAATCGGTAcctaaatattacaaatttaccaaactttcaaacaaaatacaaaaaaaaaaaagagtaatgattaACATACAACCCTTTTTACAAccttttatacaataatattttaaatgagaagtattttttaaaaataatttatacatgtACAATCTTTTTTACAGCTCtttatataatcaaattttaaaatgaaggtatttatgtaaagtaatattacttttataagttattttataaaatatctaacatttaaaacataattgtataaaatattgtaaaaacaACGTTGTATCtctatcatttttaaaaaataattcaacttattcaaattttaaaacaaaaataaaattaaaaaattatattgtaataatattttaactttataatatttttatttaacttgttatctcacattttctaaaagtccataaaatattttaatctaaactacttcattattatttacaaattattttattattatttatatattttttattacatctcattttatttcgaCATTCAAACAATAACTAATACTACAAGTACAGAGAAATTCctatttcaaaaaaacaaagtacAGATAAATTCACGGACAGTCACATTTTGGTAcgtttctctatcatttttaatttaaaaaacagTTATTGAATGTTTTCTAGCAAATTTCGAATTGCGAGAACAGGCACACTATAACCCTCGACAAAGGGAAGGGTATCATCTTGGTATCGGGCGGGTAAATAATTGTGTCACCTAAGATCATTCCAtcccatttttcataaaatttcatataatttagttaaaaatcatactctctaaattttttttcttaaattttacttatttttaaaaaatctcatattttattaaaataatatttccatatcctttctctattttatttaaataatatttctctatttttttattaattttttctcttacttccatttacaaatttaactactcaatattttttcttatgttttgaactattactctagtgaatatattaaacaaaaatttaaattatttttttacgggtatgataatatttttaaaattaatttttttatatatttagtaattattttaaaattattatttaaaattataataaatatgagtatgagagaaagtgtagataattaaaaaaagaatttattttatttattagaataaaatattgataaaaaataatttaggagATGAATAATGATTTCCTATATTTAGAAAACTATTGTTCATCCTctaaaattttttcctaaaataaagaTTTGGATATTGGAGGGATTTTAACCAAAACCGTAAAATGAGCttcaaattataggaaaaacAATATTATGTGACACCAGCTACGAACGCTCTAAGGCAAGTCATTGATATGagattttaacttaaaaatgataataatatttaaatataaattaatgaaacttTATTAAAATCTGGAGTTAATTTTTGGTATGCAAAACAATTATTATTGGTTAGCTAATTAATCATATCAATaaacaatagaaaaatgatatttgcagtaaTAGAAGATACAAGtgtcgtgtaattattttaaaaaaaataaataaatacaggatccacatgaaaaagttaaatttttaatagtaaactcaactgtttttcaaaagaattatacagCACTTATGTACTCtacgactatatataatattattcaaaacaaTATAACAATTTGCAAGAGAATCTACGTATGTAATTGGAGTATTATCTCCTATCTGtagtatttcttttaatatttaattttgaaaaacaaatcaaggccatcaatttcaaaatacacatcatattttagaaaatattcaagAGTAATACGTCATCATTTTGCCACTTGTATTCCAGTTTCTCCATTGTTTGaacattttttacattttgggtaatatttttttgaggAAAACTTCTACATTAACTAA encodes:
- the LOC121255986 gene encoding 40S ribosomal protein S16-like; this encodes MATGPVESVQCFGRKKTAVAVTYCKRGRGLIKINGCPIELVEPEILRFKAYEPILLLGRHRFANVDMRIRVKGGGHTSQIYAIRQSIAKALVAYYQKYVDEQSKKEIKDILVRYDRTLLVADPRRCEPKKFGGRGARARFQKSYR
- the LOC121255979 gene encoding caffeoyl-CoA O-methyltransferase — its product is MATNVEEKQNEAGRHQEVGHKSLLQSDALYQYILETSVYPREPEPMKELREVTAKHPWNIMTTSADEGQFLNMLIKLINAKNTMEIGVYTGYSLLATALALPEDGKILAMDINRENYELGLPVIEKAGVSHKIDFREGPALPVLDLMVEDEKNHGAYDFIFVDADKDNYLNYHKRLVELVKVGGLIGYDNTLWNGSVVAPPDAPLRKYVRYYRDFVLELNKALAADPRIEICMLPVGDGITLCRRIK